In the Candidatus Eisenbacteria bacterium genome, one interval contains:
- the citD gene encoding citrate lyase acyl carrier protein: MKVIKEAVAGTLESSDLLVKVAPGGKGTRDIVIQSEVFKQFGKQIERVVTDTLDALSVTEAAIVIEDKGALDCVIRARVQAAVLRGCASDQLDWEKLS, encoded by the coding sequence ATGAAGGTCATCAAGGAGGCCGTCGCCGGCACCCTGGAATCCAGCGATCTGCTGGTCAAGGTCGCCCCTGGCGGCAAAGGGACTCGCGACATCGTGATCCAGAGCGAGGTGTTCAAGCAGTTCGGCAAGCAGATCGAGCGCGTCGTCACGGACACCCTGGACGCGCTGTCGGTCACTGAGGCGGCCATCGTGATCGAGGACAAGGGTGCCCTGGATTGTGTCATCCGGGCGCGGGTGCAGGCAGCCGTCCTGCGCGGCTGCGCTTCGGATCAGCTGGATTGGGAGAAGCTGTCATGA